In Candidatus Eisenbacteria bacterium, the genomic window CGCGACGAGCGCGATCCGGATCACCGCTTCGTGGCGGTCGGCCGAGGCCGGGTCCTCGTTCTGCCCGGCCTCGACGCCCAGGGTGACCAGCCCCTGGCCGCTCATGAAGTCGAGGAGGACGCCTTCGAGCGCTCCGAGCAGCCCTCCGAGGACCGGGAGCGGGAAGTGCCTCGCGAAGCGCGCGTCCTCGGCGCTCGCGCCCACCATGCCGAAGGGGATCCCGGGCGCGGAGGTCGTGTGGAGATCGAGGAGATGAACCGGTCCTCGGGCCCTCGCGCGCACCTTCGTGATCTCCCGCTCGAGCTCGAGCTGTTCCCGATCCTCGGCCGCGTGAACGGAGAGGGCGCCGCCCTCCGCGTCTTCCCCGGATCGCAGCGCTTCCATCCTCGAGGCCGTCCATCCGCGGTTCAGATCGCGATCCAGGTACCGCTTGCCGAGCGGGAGCGCGCCGCGATTGCCGGAGAGCACGACGAGCTCGCCGCGAAGCCCTCCTTCCGCAACCGCCGCGACGATCTCCGGCAGGACGCGGCCCGCGGCGACGAGCCCGGACGGCTCGTTCCCGTGGAGCCCACCGATCACGATCAGGGTGGGCCCGGCGTCCGCGCCGTGGACACGGCCCACCACACGAGGGGGCGTTTCGAGGAAGGTCACTCGGCGAGCTTCTCCTCGAGCAGCTCGCCGGCGATGTCCACGAAGTCGTCCACGGTCACGAT contains:
- a CDS encoding succinylglutamate desuccinylase/aspartoacylase family protein; the protein is MTFLETPPRVVGRVHGADAGPTLIVIGGLHGNEPSGLVAAGRVLPEIVAAVAEGGLRGELVVLSGNRGALPLGKRYLDRDLNRGWTASRMEALRSGEDAEGGALSVHAAEDREQLELEREITKVRARARGPVHLLDLHTTSAPGIPFGMVGASAEDARFARHFPLPVLGGLLGALEGVLLDFMSGQGLVTLGVEAGQNEDPASADRHEAVIRIALVAAGLVDEDAAPGLERARVLLRDASLARPDRIEVFHRHPITPEDGFRMEPGFANIAPVEEGQLLARDRRGEIRAPERCLVLLPLYQALGDDGFFLGRVAG